Part of the Etheostoma cragini isolate CJK2018 chromosome 8, CSU_Ecrag_1.0, whole genome shotgun sequence genome, AGCATGACAATGAGGAACACACTATCTGGggttttatgtgtttgtttgtcttgcaTTTGTCATACACCAATCAAACTGTCAACTAATTACAAAATGTCAGTAATAGTCGAGCAAACTCTAAATTGTTTGTCAAATGATGTGTACTGGGTTTGATTGTAGATCTACCATTCCAGGATGCTTAGAACACTTTTTTAAGAATTTGAATTGATGTTGATCATGAACACATCAAGTCAAGTGCCCTCGCTCAttgaacaaatgaaaaagcCTTTGTTTGGCTTTGGCTTTTGTCTGTTTAAATCTGACCTGTGGCCATTGTCATCCCGCATGTCAtcccctttttctctctacacTTTCTATCTTTACTATCTGAAAAAATTccatataaaaaaatgacttaatgcACAGCATGTATGCATTATTGAAGTGGTCTGGTGTATGCAAGTATTTCATTTTGCagtaatttattattataaatttacCATAACAGAATAGCTTTCTGGGTTGCCAGGTATTAATATTAAATGCAAGCATTTGATCCATTTGTACAATTTAACTAATAATAGAGTaacatgcaaatgttttatgttcatgatAAAGACTTTAGTAAGAAGTTGTCAGCATGCTTCTGTTTATCTGGTTAAGATATACACGCCAACCATTTGTTTAATCccatcaattaaaaaatgttcctTGGTTcaaacttaaaaagaaaaattagagTTGTAGAATATAATACAAACATTGCCTCTGGTGACATACTGCATACAGCACACAGGTGTAGTGTAATAATAAAAGGTATCCATGTACAGAAGAAATCGGTGTTCTTGTGGTTATTGATCCTTTTTGTCTGCAGGACTCTGGAGATTCTGTGGATAAAGTAAAAGATTAAAGACTAATGCACTCCAGCAATAGTAGAGTTGATGTATAGTATTTTATGATGCACttataaattacattacatctgtgtgtgacagtgtgtgtttacttggaGTTGATGGTGTTCCCTCAATAGTCTGTCATACTCATGTGCCAGACCTTTGGCCTGCCTTCTCATGGCCTCCACTTCAGCATGAGACTTGCgcacagctacacacacacaaagtaccACATCTAAACAGTCCTCTATGTACCACCAGTGTATTTTAAGATTAACTTCTATCATAATATcacagtttgtgtttgtatcCAAGAAGTGACCTGTGATGGTCCTTGCTCTGCAAATGTTTAATAGGTTTAACTGCAGATCCTGCTGTAAATGATGGTTACTCACCCTCATCAGCAGCTTTCACTTGATCCACCAACTTGTCAGCCTCCAACTTCAGCTGATGGGTTTTTGCTGACGTGGATTGCTCCTCATCCAGGAGAGCCTAAGCACAAAGGATTCTCCTGAATTACCAACACCAGATAACAGTGCACATCCAAAATACACTATAAACTTCAGTAGATATTACACATCAGAATTAGCtttgcacaaacaaacaaggaatttgactctggTTAATTAACACTCACTTAACATATACtgtaagaataaaaacagaaaggacagtgagaaatataaaaatactgtttaggataacaacacaatcaaatttagaaatttacaaaaataaacaataacaattgAAGAGAGGGAAGAAATAGTGTGATTAGTGAGATTTTAGATTTCAATATAAATAGTGCAAGGCAGTTCAGCGCAGTGGTGgaatgttaataacaattatttaatcGTAAGACTGATAATATACATGGGGAAGATGAGCGGCACAGTGTTGATTGACTTTGTTCAGTGTTACAGGAAGGGAGGGGAGTGCGTTCAATTGGGGAAGAAAAGGAAACTAACCGGCTTTAAGACTATAAGACAAAAAGTATTAGTTCTGTATCAGACTGATTAAGTCTCACTTTTTTGAGCATCAAGTTGTCATCCTGATGCTGCTTGGCTGCTTTGACAGCACTGTCCATTTGTGCCTGAATACCTAAACTGGTCTCCACGGTGATTGCAACCTGGTTTAGCAAGGTGACAATCCGACGCATGATACTGTCATGAGTTCACAGGACAGGAAAAGATGACAACCGGATGAAAAAGAACACAGCACGTTAGAAAATGAAGTGGACAGTTGTGTGGAATGGTAAAGTAATGTTTGTCTTTGACCAATAAATGTGGAAGGAAATAACACGAACAGccacaggaagagagagaagccAGATATGTAGAGGTTCCTCTGGGCTCTGAACAGCTTCATGTGGACATTGTCGTACAAATTTGGGTTCACCTTGGCATCATGCATGGGCTCAGGACCTGAGTACTTCTGCACCTCACGGACAGCATCTAAGAGTGGTCAAGGGGTGCAGAAGCAGGAATGAAAGTAATGACCGATGATTGCTGCGCAGGACTGACCATATCGCCAGTCTATTCAGTGTTATTCAATCTCTATTGGTCACAGAAGGTTGCTTACCGAGGAAAAGAACAATAAGAACCATGATCATAGTAATGAAGCACTTGTTCCAATATGGAGATAACCAGTTCCATATTCTCCAGCTGAAAACTGAACGCCATCTACAAAGTAGGTAACAAAACGACActgttattatacattatacagtaGATCTACCCAGAAAGGACGTGCTTGCACTCTGCCAGTGATTtgtgtgaagtgtgtttttttctcacttacAATCAAACtcttgcatgtgttttgtttttgattgattgagaaAATAGGCTAAGCATGAGTGCTGAATGAACTCCTGATTATGTTTTGGGCTTGTTTGTTGTATTGCTGTACCTCCGTGCTGATATGAAGGGTATACACAAGATAAGATTGACTACTGTCTCTGCATAGAGGAAGAAAGCCACAGCTGTCCACTGCAGAGTCATTGTGACTGTGATTTCCTGAGGAGAGGAACAGGTTTAATTAGCTCCATGTATcgtctgacatacagtatattagaaTATACAAAAAACAGAACTGAATAGTGTAAAGATTTCCACGTTAAGTATGTTCTTCTATCAAACGTatttctccattttaaaaagaatcacagacaacaacaataatCATC contains:
- the bcap29 gene encoding B-cell receptor-associated protein 29 codes for the protein MTLQWTAVAFFLYAETVVNLILCIPFISARRWRSVFSWRIWNWLSPYWNKCFITMIMVLIVLFLDAVREVQKYSGPEPMHDAKVNPNLYDNVHMKLFRAQRNLYISGFSLFLWLIMRRIVTLLNQVAITVETSLGIQAQMDSAVKAAKQHQDDNLMLKKALLDEEQSTSAKTHQLKLEADKLVDQVKAADEAVRKSHAEVEAMRRQAKGLAHEYDRLLREHHQLQNLQSPADKKDQ